The stretch of DNA GAGCGCGTGCCGCCGGGTTGAGGCGTTTCCGCCCGATGGCGGCTTGTGTGGGCGTCGCATCTTTTCATCAGGCGCACCGCGAGCGCGCGATGCTGTCGCGAAACAGCAATACATAGAGCCCCGGACCACTCATGGCATCCGGGGCTTTTCTGTTGATGGCGATCAGCGCGCCCACCCGCATTCGGGGGACGGCGAGCGTTGCTCAGCCGCGCGGCCGCTGGAACACGAGCGTCTCGCGCTCTTTGTACAGCGCGCGGCCGGATGGCCGAAACCTCACTTTTTCCGCCACGCGCACGGAAGCGGCGTTCTCGGGATCGATCAGGCAGACGGTGCGCGGTTCCGTGAGATGCGCGTCGCTCCACGCCAGCGCGGCGCTCACGGCCTCCGTCGCAAAGCCGCGGCCGTGCGACCACGGCACAAACGCCCACCCCACCTCCGGCGCGGCCAGCGGCGGCGTGATCTCGCGCCGGAAGTCCGCCAGGCCCACGTCGCCCGCGTAGCGCCCCGTCTCGTTTTCCGTCACCGCCCAGTAGCCGTAGCCCAGCAGCGCCCACAGCCCGGCGTAGCGCAGCAGGCGCGCCCACACCTCTTCCGGGGACGATGGACGGCCGCCGATGTGGCGGGTTACGAGCGGATCGGCCCACATCGCCGCGCACTCGTCGAAGTCGGCAACCGTGTGGGCGCGCAGTGTAAGCCGCGCCGTCTGGATGACGGGAATGGCGGAAGCGGAGTGAATCGTCATCTCCACAGACTACGCCTGCGCCGCGCGCCGCGCCACCTCGCCGTCATGCCGGGCGCCCGCCCGATGATGATCTCGCTCATCCATCGATCCGTCATTAGAATGGGTGCGGCCGGCCCAGCTCCGTCGCCACGCGGCGGTGGATGGAATCCGCGCGCCGCATCATCGCCCGTACCAGCGTCCTCCCGATCCGCCGCCACATGACCTTCCGTACCTCCCCCGCGGTCCTGACGTACTCTGCTCCGCGCGCCCACCGCTGGCGGAAAGCGGGCCGATGACGACGCGTGTGGCGTTCCAGGGAGAGCTGGGCGCGTTCAGCGACGGGGCGGTGCGCGTGTTCTTCGGGCGGGCGGCGGAGCCGGTGGCCTGCCGCGAGTTCGCGGACGTGGCTGCGTCGGTGCTGGCGGGAGAGGTGCATTTCGGCCTGCTGCCGGTGGAGAACACGCTGGCGGGAAGCGTGGTGGCCGCGTACGACGTGCTCGCCACGCGGCCCCTCGTCATCGTGGGCGAGGTGGTGACGCCCATTCACCACTGCATGCTGGGAATTCCCGGCGCTTCGCTGGACGGCATCACGCGCGTGCGCTCGCATCCGGTCGCGCTGGCGCAGTGCACGCGCTGGCTGGCCTCGCGCCCCGGCGTGCAGGCCGTGGCGGCATACGACACCGCGGGCTCGGCGCGGGACGTAGCGGCGGCGGCGGACCCCACGCTTGCCGCCATCGCCGGCCGCGGCGCGGCGGATCGCTACGGCTTGGCCGTGCTGGCCGCCGACGTGGAAGACCGGCCAGACAACCAGACGCGCTTTCTGGTGGTCGCGGCGAGGGACGGCCACACCGGAGCAGCCCTTCCACGCCACGGCGGTGCCATGAAGTCGGCGCTCGTGGCCGAGACGCAGAACGCGCCGGGCGCGCTGGTGGGCATTCTGGCGCCGTTCGCCGCGCGGGGAATCAACCTGAGCAAGCTCGAATCGCGGCCCACCGGCGAGCCGTGGCGCTACCGCTTTCTGATCGAGATCGACGCCGATGCCGCCAGCGGCGACACAGCCGCTGCTCTGGCCGAGGCACGCCGGCACGCATCGCGGCTGGACGTGCTGGGCAGCTTTCCGCGTTGGACCGGCGCCGTGGAAACCGGGGGCTGACGGCGCGGCGTCATCATCGGACGTTGTTCATCCACCGTGCTCCAACCGTGCGCGGCACCCGGAACCGGTGACCTGCGACGCGGATGATCACCCCTTGTAGCCGACCCATCCGCGGAACGTGAACCCCGCGTAGAACAGCTCCACGCCGTTGAATCCGGCCTCACGGAGCATGGCCTCGTCCTGCTCCGGAGAAAGGAGCGGCAACCGCTTGCTGATGTCCGCGATCGCGCTTTTCGCGTCGGAGATGGGCACGCCGGACGCGATGGCGAACGCAGCGTACCGGGCGAGCCATTTCGCCTTTTCCGCTTCGTCCCGCTGGGGAACGCTGTGATGGGCGACGACGAACGGGGCGCCCGGCCGCAGCCGCTCATGCACCTGGGCCAGCGTGCGCCGGCGCTCCTCCTCTGGCAGAAAATGGAGGGTCAGAATGCACGTCGCCGCGTCGAACGGGCCCGCGGGCGCGCTGTCGATGTAGCCGTGGTGAAGGCTGGCGCGAGGCGCGAGCGGACCGAGCGTGCGCCCGGCCAGCGCCAGCATTTCCGCCGACGGGTCCACGCCGCAGAAGCGCCACCCGGGCTGCATTTCGGCAAAGGCCTTGAGTTCCAGCCCGCCGCCGGCGCCCAGCACAAGGACGTGGGCATCGTCGGGGACGCGCTCGGCGATGAGCAGGCCGGCCATCCGCTGCAGGCCGTGAAAGCCGGGCACCTGCCGCACGGGGCGCTCCGCGTAGCCGGCGACGATCCGGGGATCGGAAAAATCGGACAAGAACAACTCCCGCTGATGGTTACCGCATTGGGGCCCGGGCCCGCGCTGGTGCGTTGGCCGCCCGACTGCACGCCGGTCCGTCAGGTGAACGCGTGTGGAGCGCTCCGGACGATCGGGGCTCGATCTCACGCAACTAATTCTGTTACATGAGATGCACAGTGTCAAGATTTCCTCGCCGGCCGCGGGGCTGATGCGAGGCGGCTTGACACTTTTTATCCGCCGGGCACGCCACGCTTTTTCCGCCCGTGCCGCGCTTCGCGAGCACGGTTGTTCATCCACCGACGCAGTCCACCTTTCACGCGCGAGGATACGCTCATGAGCACGGAAACGCAGGCGCTGCACCCGTTTCTGGCCCGGATGGTGGGCGAGTGGACGTACGAATTCCAGTCGAGCGGCGGGCCCGGCGAGCCGCCGGCACAGTTCACCGGAACGGAAAGCATCCGGCACCTGGGCGGCCCGTGGATTACGTGCGAGGGCCGAGGCGCCAACCCCGACGGCAGCATGGGCGCCACGCTCATGACGCTGGGCTACGACGCTGGCCGAAACCGTGTGTCCGGCGCCTACATCGGGTCCATGATGGCGCACCAGTGGCTGTACGACGGCGAGGTGAACGCGTCCGGATCGCTCCTGGAACTCAACAGCGAGGGGCCCAGCTACACGGTGGATGGCGCGATGGCCAAGTACCTGGACACCATCATGTTTGACGGTGACGACCACCGCGTGATGACCTCGCGCTTTCAGGACGAGAACGGCGCCTGGAACGAGTTCATGCGCGTCGACTACCGCCGCGTATCCTGATCCGTTTCGCGCCACGTGAGGTGGATCGCGTGCGCATGGCGCGGTCCTTCCCGGACGCTCTCCGGCGAGGCATCAACCTTTCTATACCGGGCGGTATATCAGCCGCTGCTTCAGCGGGATAACCTCGCGCTCATCGATTGCGTCTGTCACATTCCGGATCGCGCCGCGGGGTTGCGGTCTTTCGTCCTCTCTTTTTGCGCCCCATGGGACTGCTTCCGTTCGACCACGTGGTAATCGACTCACCCCTGCCGCTAGCCCAGGCCCACGCGCGGCTGCGTGCGGCGACCGGGGCCAGGCGGTTTCTGAGATTCGGCCGGCCGCCCTTTCCGTTTGAGGGAGAGGTGAACGGCACCGACGTGCGCATCCGCCGCGCGATCCGCTACAAGAACTCGTATCTGCCCCGCATCCACGGCCGCCTGGAACCGCGCGCCCAGGGCTCACGGCTGGCGGCAACCATGAGCATGCACCCCTTCACCATCGCGTTCTCGGCCGTCTGGCTGGCCGCCGCGCTGGTCATCGCGGTCCTGGCGGTGCCCAACCTCATCCGGGAAAAGAACCCGCTCGCGATCATTCCCGTCGGCATGATCGTGTTCATGTACGCCATGATGTCGGTCGGCTTCTGGGTGGAAGCGGGAATCGCACGGCGCCGGCTCGCGGAAATCCTGCACGCCTCAACACCGCCGGCCTGACTCGGCGCGCTGATCCTTTTCGCGCCAGACGACGGACACGTCTGCGGCGCGGTGCGTCCATTCTCCCCGACCGTTCCGATGCGCCTGCTGCCGTACGACAAGCTGTTGATCCACTCGCCGCTGCCGGTGGGGCAGGCCGAGGCGCGGCTCCGGGAATCCGTCGGGCCCGAGCGGTACCTGCAGTTCAACGCCGGGCCGCTTCCGTTCCTGGGCGAGGTGAACGGAACGGAGGTGCGCATCCATCGTTCAACCGCCCACGAGAACTCGTTCGTTCCTCGCATACACGCGCGTCTGGAAGTGCACGAACAAGGCTCGCGGCTGGCGGGAACCATGAGCCTGCATCCGTTCGTGCTCGCCTTTCTGGTCGTGTGGGTCACGGGTACGGTGATCGCCCTCCGGCAGATGGTTGCGCGCGCCTCGCGGGGTGAACCGGCGAGTGGGGTGGCCATTCCCATCGCGATGCTGGCGTTCATGTACCTGCTGACGTCGGTCTCCTTCTGGTGGGAGGCCGACGTCGCACGGCGGCACCTCAAGGAGATCCTGTCGTCCGGTGAACTTGACGCGTCAGGCGTGAAGTGACAGCCGCGGGCCAATCGTCCGCACCGCTACATCATGCGCCACGCCGGTCCGCGAAGCGGCAGCAGCACGGCCGCACGCGGACCGCTGGCCCCGTCGCATGCTCCGCATTACACTGATCCTCCACGACAAAACTTCGCACACGCCCGCCCGGCCCGCCCGCGCCCAGCGCGCACGGTCTCCGGCGTGACGCCGCGAGCGGGATTCGCCCACGGCTGCTGATCGCGAGGGGTGGCGGTCACACGGTTTTTGTCGCGTTTGGTTGCTGGCGCGATACGGGCCGCACGCCCCACCTTTCCTACCATCCGCCGGCCGCGGAACGGGCACGGCCGGAGGTGCCGCATGCGCGAGAGCGGTTCACCTTTCTTTTCCTGGAATCCAATGAAGCACCTTCGGTTTCTGCGCGGCGCGGTCACGCTCGCCGCGACGCTGCTGGTGGCGGGAACGGCGTCGGCGCAGCAGGCGGGCGGGCGATGGTCCGTGGAGCGCGCCGCGGCGTGGGAGCGGCAGACGGGGTGGATGGCCGGCAGCAACTACGCGCCCGCGACGGCGATCAACCAGCTGGAGATGTGGCAGGCAGAAACGTGGGACCCGGCCACCATCGACCGTGAGCTGGGACTGGCGGAGGGCATCGGCTTCACCACCATGCGCGTGTTTCTGCACGACCTTCCGTATCGCCAGGACCCGGAAGGCTTTCTGAAGCGCGTGGACGAGTTCCTCACCATCGCGCAGCGCCACCGGATCCGCCCCATGCTGGTGCTGTTCGACGCCGTGTGGGATCCGTTTCCGCACGCGGGCCCGCAGCGCGCGCCGGTGCCGGGGCTGCACAATTCCGGATGGGTGCAGTCGCCGGGCGCGGAGATCGTGCGGGATTCCATGCGCCACGGCGAGATGGAGCCCTACGTAAAAGGCGTCATCGGCCGCTTTCGCGACGACCCGCGCGTGCTGGCGTGGGATCTGTTCAACGAGCCCGACAACGTGAACGGCGGCTCGTGGGGCGCGTTTGAGCCGGACAACAAGCCCCAGATGGTGCTGGCCCTGCTGCGGCGCACTTTCGGCTGGGCGCGGGAGATCAACCCCAGCCAGCCGCTGACCGCCGCGCCGTGGAAGGGCGACTGGGTAGAGCCGGGCCAGGCCGCGCCCATCACCACGTACATGCTGGAAAATTCCGACATCATCAGCTTTCACAGCTACGAAAACCTGGAAGGCGTGCGGCGCGTGGTGAACGCGCTCAAGCGCTACAACCGGCCGATCGTGTGCACCGAGTACATGGCCCGCCCCCGCGGCAGCACGTTCGAGGCGATCATGCCGTACTTCAAGGAGCAGGGCATCGACGCCGTAAACTGGGGCTTCGTGAGCGGAAAGTCGCAGACCATCTACCCGTGGGATTCGTGGGAAAAGCGCTACGCCGCCGAGCCGCCGGTGTGGTTCCACGACATCTTTCGCACGGACGGCACGCCGTACCGGCAGTCGGAAGTGGACTTCATCCGCACCCTTACCGGACGCCGCTGACACAACCAGCGGCATCGGTGGATGAACGTGAACCGCCGCGGGCACCCTGCCCGCGGCGGTTTTTCTTGTGCGCGGCACGCCTGTCCGCGAGGTTTCCACGCAGCCGCGCCACCCTCCCCGATCCCGCCCTGCCCGGCCGCACGCTGGATTCCGCAAAGACGAATCGCGATCCGATGAACGGGTTCAGCACGATCCGCATTCAGCCCGTCCGCCTGCACTGGCTGGTGGATGATTCCCCCGGCGACCTGTGCGCGCACGCCGGCGTGGTGGTCACGGTGGACGGCGAGCCGTTCATCACCTCGGCGGAAAAGGATCTCGCCGTCTCCACGGGAGCGCTGCACCTGCTGCGCACGCTCGCGGATGATCACACTCCCCAGACGCCACGAGCCGAGCACCTGATTCCGCACTGCGGGCACTTCATGGCTGTGGATGACGAGTCCGGCGCGGTGGTGAACGTCGGTTGCCTCTCTGGCGCGAACTGGTGGGTGCGGCACGAGGGAGGCGGCGTGGTGCTCACGCGGGAGGACGGCGCGGAGGCCCGGGTGAGCGAGCGCGAGTGGGCCCGCGCTGTCGCGGAGTTCGCGGACGCAGTGGATGCCTTTTACGCCACCAGCCCCGCCCGCCAGCCCGCCGACGAACACGAGGCCGAGTGGTTCCC from Longimicrobium terrae encodes:
- a CDS encoding GNAT family N-acetyltransferase gives rise to the protein MTIHSASAIPVIQTARLTLRAHTVADFDECAAMWADPLVTRHIGGRPSSPEEVWARLLRYAGLWALLGYGYWAVTENETGRYAGDVGLADFRREITPPLAAPEVGWAFVPWSHGRGFATEAVSAALAWSDAHLTEPRTVCLIDPENAASVRVAEKVRFRPSGRALYKERETLVFQRPRG
- a CDS encoding prephenate dehydratase → MTTRVAFQGELGAFSDGAVRVFFGRAAEPVACREFADVAASVLAGEVHFGLLPVENTLAGSVVAAYDVLATRPLVIVGEVVTPIHHCMLGIPGASLDGITRVRSHPVALAQCTRWLASRPGVQAVAAYDTAGSARDVAAAADPTLAAIAGRGAADRYGLAVLAADVEDRPDNQTRFLVVAARDGHTGAALPRHGGAMKSALVAETQNAPGALVGILAPFAARGINLSKLESRPTGEPWRYRFLIEIDADAASGDTAAALAEARRHASRLDVLGSFPRWTGAVETGG
- a CDS encoding class I SAM-dependent methyltransferase; this encodes MSDFSDPRIVAGYAERPVRQVPGFHGLQRMAGLLIAERVPDDAHVLVLGAGGGLELKAFAEMQPGWRFCGVDPSAEMLALAGRTLGPLAPRASLHHGYIDSAPAGPFDAATCILTLHFLPEEERRRTLAQVHERLRPGAPFVVAHHSVPQRDEAEKAKWLARYAAFAIASGVPISDAKSAIADISKRLPLLSPEQDEAMLREAGFNGVELFYAGFTFRGWVGYKG
- a CDS encoding DUF1579 domain-containing protein, with translation MSTETQALHPFLARMVGEWTYEFQSSGGPGEPPAQFTGTESIRHLGGPWITCEGRGANPDGSMGATLMTLGYDAGRNRVSGAYIGSMMAHQWLYDGEVNASGSLLELNSEGPSYTVDGAMAKYLDTIMFDGDDHRVMTSRFQDENGAWNEFMRVDYRRVS
- a CDS encoding cellulase family glycosylhydrolase; translation: MKHLRFLRGAVTLAATLLVAGTASAQQAGGRWSVERAAAWERQTGWMAGSNYAPATAINQLEMWQAETWDPATIDRELGLAEGIGFTTMRVFLHDLPYRQDPEGFLKRVDEFLTIAQRHRIRPMLVLFDAVWDPFPHAGPQRAPVPGLHNSGWVQSPGAEIVRDSMRHGEMEPYVKGVIGRFRDDPRVLAWDLFNEPDNVNGGSWGAFEPDNKPQMVLALLRRTFGWAREINPSQPLTAAPWKGDWVEPGQAAPITTYMLENSDIISFHSYENLEGVRRVVNALKRYNRPIVCTEYMARPRGSTFEAIMPYFKEQGIDAVNWGFVSGKSQTIYPWDSWEKRYAAEPPVWFHDIFRTDGTPYRQSEVDFIRTLTGRR